Proteins from a single region of Runella sp. SP2:
- a CDS encoding glycosyltransferase family 2 protein yields MMTHSLSHPAPLVSVVVCVFNEAENIRPLIIEIDEALRGCSYEIIYVNDGSTDNTLWELKNITHKSLKVIDFQRNYGQSQALAAGIEAASGEYIATLDGDLQNDPSDIPALLTVAQQGDYDMIATVRLKRKDSFATRKLPSIIANWLIRNLLDVHCKDYGSTLRVFRAPLAKRLPLYGELHRFIPVLAALEGAKMTEVVVKHRPRISGTSKYNLGRTTKVISDLVWVYFMKKYMLKPIHFFGKIAIWMFVGSFLVCLYMGCTLVARPEVSLASWPTAALILAVSGVQLLGMGIVAELVMRSLFESQGKKTYIIRQIYTSHNQRQ; encoded by the coding sequence ATGATGACGCATTCGCTTTCCCACCCAGCGCCACTTGTATCGGTTGTGGTTTGTGTATTTAATGAGGCCGAAAACATTCGTCCGTTGATAATAGAAATAGATGAAGCCCTGCGTGGATGTTCTTACGAAATCATTTACGTCAACGATGGCTCAACGGATAATACCCTTTGGGAACTGAAAAATATCACGCATAAAAGTTTAAAAGTAATTGATTTTCAGCGTAATTATGGCCAAAGTCAAGCCTTGGCGGCGGGCATAGAGGCGGCATCAGGTGAGTATATTGCTACTTTGGATGGTGATTTGCAAAATGACCCTTCGGACATACCTGCCTTACTCACCGTCGCCCAGCAAGGTGATTATGACATGATTGCTACCGTACGGTTGAAACGAAAAGATAGTTTTGCTACCCGAAAACTGCCCAGTATCATCGCCAATTGGCTCATCCGCAACCTATTGGATGTACACTGCAAAGACTATGGAAGTACGTTGCGGGTATTTAGGGCGCCTTTGGCGAAAAGACTGCCCTTGTACGGCGAGTTGCACCGATTTATTCCAGTACTTGCTGCCTTAGAAGGGGCAAAGATGACCGAAGTGGTGGTGAAACATCGTCCACGGATTTCGGGGACTTCCAAATATAATTTAGGGCGGACAACCAAAGTAATCAGTGATTTGGTTTGGGTATATTTTATGAAAAAATACATGTTAAAGCCCATTCATTTTTTTGGAAAAATAGCGATTTGGATGTTTGTAGGGTCATTTTTAGTGTGTTTGTACATGGGTTGTACGCTAGTGGCTCGACCAGAAGTGAGCTTGGCGTCTTGGCCAACAGCTGCGCTGATTCTTGCCGTTTCAGGGGTTCAATTGTTGGGCATGGGCATTGTAGCCGAGCTAGTAATGCGGTCTCTTTTTGAATCGCAGGGCAAAAAAACGTACATCATCCGTCAGATTTATACTTCTCATAACCAACGACAGTAA
- a CDS encoding RagB/SusD family nutrient uptake outer membrane protein gives MKSTYKVFLLLSLLGITTACNDDFLKEVPLDRFSPENLLTNTAGFDAAVVGLYEGARQEHIIASLNFEYMTVGTDQTQWGRNDSRGNKDYSLLNPNLDATIVYWDWAYKTMILRANTVLDGLNNPNLSIKTEDLNNIKGQALFFRAYTYNFLANIYGGVPIVKQTITEPKFDFVRNSRLEVLNFAAKDLEEAITLLPLQVKDGRIPRAAAFHLLSEIYISLGMESKDASFYDKSISAASKVINKEAGDYQLMTTRFGAAASRPGDVFSDLFANGQVNYSAGNKEVMWAWQFESTNVGGSFSTSLANNSIRYWGPEYDRLQTPNRVLNVVVDSIGRGIGVNSPTNYAKYEVWALDPKDMRNSVYNIRRTFYYNNPADKDYFGKPIVVKKGTNGNLFLARNDGTLTAISIDTLRQYYPYFRKIEGSSINNDILSGNTSKDFSRMRVAETYLLRAEAYFRKGDLENAAKDINVVRTRAKATLISATKVTEDFILDERTRELIVEEPRLRTLIRMGRLVDRVRKYNSEPSVANGPSSGKTIQDFNKYWPIPQKVIDANTGAKFEQNPGY, from the coding sequence ATGAAATCAACATATAAAGTATTCTTACTTCTATCACTTTTGGGCATTACGACCGCCTGCAACGATGATTTTTTAAAGGAAGTGCCGTTGGATCGGTTTAGCCCCGAAAACTTACTAACCAATACCGCAGGGTTCGATGCCGCCGTGGTGGGTTTGTACGAAGGCGCACGTCAGGAACACATCATTGCATCCCTCAACTTTGAATACATGACCGTAGGGACCGATCAAACTCAATGGGGACGAAACGACTCGCGCGGGAATAAAGATTACAGCCTGCTTAACCCCAACTTAGATGCGACCATTGTGTATTGGGATTGGGCATATAAAACCATGATTTTACGGGCCAATACCGTTTTGGACGGCCTCAATAACCCCAATCTCAGCATTAAGACCGAAGACCTTAACAACATTAAAGGACAAGCGCTTTTCTTTCGGGCCTACACGTACAATTTTTTGGCCAATATTTACGGAGGTGTACCAATTGTAAAGCAAACAATCACCGAACCCAAATTTGATTTTGTAAGAAACTCTCGGCTCGAAGTACTCAATTTTGCGGCCAAAGATTTGGAAGAGGCCATCACCCTACTACCGCTGCAAGTCAAAGACGGCCGCATCCCCCGAGCGGCGGCGTTTCACCTATTGAGCGAAATTTATATCTCACTGGGAATGGAGTCAAAAGATGCGTCATTCTATGATAAATCCATCAGTGCGGCCAGCAAAGTGATTAACAAAGAAGCGGGCGATTATCAACTCATGACGACGCGATTTGGCGCGGCGGCTTCGCGGCCTGGCGATGTTTTTTCTGACCTTTTTGCCAATGGGCAAGTCAACTACTCGGCGGGTAACAAAGAGGTGATGTGGGCTTGGCAATTTGAAAGTACCAACGTAGGCGGGAGCTTTTCGACTTCTTTGGCCAATAACAGTATTCGTTACTGGGGACCCGAATATGACCGCTTACAAACTCCCAATCGCGTCTTGAATGTCGTAGTCGATAGCATAGGAAGAGGAATTGGGGTTAATTCTCCGACCAATTATGCCAAATACGAGGTGTGGGCATTAGACCCCAAAGACATGAGAAATTCGGTTTATAACATCCGCCGCACTTTTTACTACAACAACCCTGCCGACAAAGATTATTTTGGGAAGCCAATTGTCGTCAAAAAGGGAACTAACGGAAACTTGTTTTTGGCCCGAAACGACGGTACGCTCACAGCCATTTCCATTGATACCTTGCGCCAATATTATCCTTATTTCCGAAAAATTGAGGGCTCATCCATCAATAACGATATTTTATCGGGCAATACGTCCAAAGATTTTAGCCGCATGAGGGTCGCCGAGACCTATTTGCTGAGGGCAGAAGCTTATTTCAGAAAGGGTGATTTGGAAAATGCCGCCAAAGACATCAACGTAGTGCGGACAAGGGCAAAAGCTACCTTAATCAGTGCAACAAAAGTAACCGAAGACTTTATTTTGGACGAAAGAACGCGGGAGTTGATTGTGGAAGAGCCCAGATTACGCACCTTAATTCGCATGGGACGTTTGGTGGACAGGGTAAGAAAATATAATTCAGAACCGTCGGTGGCGAATGGTCCTTCTTCGGGCAAAACAATCCAAGATTTTAACAAGTATTGGCCTATTCCCCAAAAAGTAATTGATGCCAACACAGGAGCCAAGTTTGAGCAAAATCCTGGCTATTAG
- a CDS encoding polysaccharide pyruvyl transferase family protein encodes MHLNRRQFIQQSSLISAAAMFPFLVQATQKNNPVILITSGWQDVNIGDIAHTPGLIGLLKKRLPKARIILWKKSKSEMVETMLNKYYPDVTIIHGAVDKELTPQTEEVKRAFQEADFFLHGSGPSVVATDYLQAWHKQTQKPFGIFGVTTQTISPALKDLLQHASFVFTRETASIQKLQEAGVQGPHIAFAPDATFVLEIHNDQKANQFIQENKLEHRKFICVIPRLRVTPYYKIRPSGWSEERIKEVNDLNDKWKEIDHAKVRESMVAWVRKTGNKIVVCPEMTYQVDIIDELLVNPLPEDVKPFVVKHGYWLPDEAASLYSHAHAVLSYECHSPIIALTNGTPAFYLRQPQDTIKGQMYYDLGLKDWTFEIEETTGQQITDRLLQTVADYGAAKKSVKQSMAKVQSQYNAAFEVIKKKV; translated from the coding sequence ATGCATCTCAATCGTCGTCAATTTATACAACAAAGCAGCTTAATTTCAGCCGCAGCCATGTTCCCTTTTTTGGTACAAGCCACTCAAAAAAACAACCCTGTAATACTCATCACTTCGGGTTGGCAGGATGTCAACATCGGAGACATTGCCCATACGCCCGGGCTGATTGGCCTGTTGAAAAAACGCCTGCCCAAAGCTAGGATTATTCTATGGAAAAAAAGTAAAAGTGAGATGGTAGAAACCATGCTCAACAAATACTACCCCGACGTCACCATTATTCACGGGGCGGTAGATAAGGAGTTGACACCTCAAACGGAAGAAGTAAAACGGGCATTTCAGGAAGCTGATTTTTTCCTTCACGGTTCAGGGCCGTCGGTCGTTGCTACCGATTACTTACAAGCTTGGCACAAGCAAACCCAGAAGCCGTTTGGTATTTTTGGGGTCACTACGCAAACTATTTCTCCTGCGTTGAAAGACCTGCTCCAACACGCCTCGTTTGTTTTTACACGGGAAACGGCTTCTATTCAAAAGCTACAAGAAGCGGGTGTACAAGGGCCGCACATTGCCTTTGCGCCTGATGCTACTTTTGTGTTGGAGATTCATAACGACCAAAAAGCCAATCAATTTATTCAGGAAAATAAGTTAGAACATCGCAAATTCATTTGTGTGATTCCGCGCCTTCGAGTAACCCCTTATTACAAAATCAGGCCCAGCGGCTGGAGTGAAGAGCGTATCAAGGAAGTCAACGACCTCAACGACAAATGGAAAGAAATCGACCACGCCAAAGTCCGTGAATCGATGGTAGCGTGGGTACGAAAAACGGGTAACAAAATCGTCGTTTGCCCCGAAATGACCTATCAAGTAGATATTATTGATGAATTATTGGTCAACCCGCTCCCTGAAGATGTGAAGCCTTTTGTGGTCAAACACGGCTATTGGCTGCCCGATGAAGCGGCGTCGTTGTATTCCCACGCCCACGCTGTGTTGAGCTATGAGTGCCATTCCCCCATCATTGCGCTGACTAACGGTACTCCCGCCTTTTATTTGCGTCAACCCCAAGACACCATCAAAGGACAGATGTATTACGACTTAGGATTGAAAGATTGGACGTTTGAAATTGAAGAGACGACGGGACAACAAATCACCGACAGGCTATTACAAACAGTGGCGGATTATGGGGCAGCTAAAAAGAGCGTAAAACAATCAATGGCAAAAGTCCAAAGTCAATACAACGCCGCCTTTGAAGTCATTAAGAAGAAAGTGTAG
- a CDS encoding polysaccharide pyruvyl transferase family protein, giving the protein MTLNRRTFLKQTSLFAASLHVALGEATAAVPKSIILRSSWQTENIGDIAHTPGVLTLLEKYLPEVEVRLWPSNVKNGVEEMLRKRFPQLRIIQTPEEIQQAFTECVFLLHGSGPSLVAKQDVERWRKTTGKPYGIYGITFPGVYGFPEDRQKVTPLDLDILAQARFAYFRDSVSMDFAKKQGVNCPIMEFCPDGAFAVDVRDDQAADAFLREHGLETGKFLCAIPQVRFSPWWELPSKKQTINEAKHAHNEKMKEQDNAPIREAIIAVVRQTPLQVLLVPENATQMRIGKEMLYDPLPEDVKKKVVWRDTYWLTDEAVSTYIRSAGLFGLEMHSPIMCIAQGIPAIVCRFDEQTSKGYMWRDIGLGEWLFDMDTPNDVAKIVPTVLEMAKNPKAAKMKVKKAQAFVKQRQEQTMNVLKKNVFTT; this is encoded by the coding sequence ATGACACTCAATAGACGTACTTTTTTAAAACAGACTTCCCTGTTTGCGGCTTCGTTGCACGTGGCGTTGGGAGAAGCTACGGCAGCAGTACCTAAGTCGATCATTTTGCGTTCGTCGTGGCAAACCGAAAACATTGGAGACATTGCACATACGCCAGGCGTGCTGACACTTTTGGAAAAATATTTGCCCGAAGTTGAAGTACGCCTATGGCCTTCCAATGTCAAAAATGGCGTGGAAGAAATGCTGCGAAAGCGTTTTCCCCAACTGCGCATTATCCAAACTCCCGAAGAAATTCAGCAAGCATTTACCGAATGTGTTTTTTTGCTGCATGGCTCAGGACCTTCGTTGGTCGCCAAGCAAGACGTGGAGCGTTGGCGAAAAACCACGGGTAAACCTTACGGCATTTATGGCATTACATTTCCTGGCGTCTATGGCTTCCCTGAAGATCGCCAAAAAGTAACGCCGCTCGACTTAGACATCTTGGCCCAAGCCCGTTTTGCTTATTTCAGAGATTCGGTATCCATGGATTTTGCCAAAAAACAGGGAGTCAACTGTCCCATCATGGAATTTTGTCCCGATGGTGCCTTTGCAGTGGATGTCAGAGACGACCAAGCGGCCGATGCTTTTTTACGGGAACACGGTCTCGAAACGGGGAAGTTTTTGTGCGCAATTCCCCAAGTACGGTTTTCGCCTTGGTGGGAGTTGCCTTCTAAAAAGCAAACCATCAACGAAGCCAAGCACGCGCACAACGAAAAGATGAAAGAGCAGGACAACGCCCCTATTCGTGAAGCAATCATCGCCGTGGTACGCCAAACACCGCTCCAAGTCTTGCTCGTTCCCGAAAATGCGACTCAAATGCGAATTGGGAAAGAAATGCTCTACGACCCACTTCCTGAGGATGTAAAAAAGAAGGTGGTATGGCGAGATACCTATTGGCTTACCGACGAAGCAGTGAGTACGTATATTCGTTCGGCAGGCTTGTTTGGTTTGGAAATGCACTCGCCCATTATGTGCATTGCGCAGGGAATTCCTGCCATCGTTTGTCGGTTTGACGAACAAACCAGCAAGGGCTACATGTGGCGAGACATTGGGCTGGGCGAGTGGCTCTTTGACATGGACACGCCAAATGATGTCGCCAAAATTGTTCCGACGGTACTCGAAATGGCTAAGAACCCCAAAGCCGCTAAAATGAAGGTAAAAAAAGCCCAAGCCTTTGTGAAACAGCGACAAGAACAAACCATGAATGTCTTGAAAAAGAATGTCTTTACAACCTGA
- a CDS encoding polysaccharide pyruvyl transferase family protein, with amino-acid sequence MPTSRRDFLKLSTLAATTIQVPLREQLNISEIPLAKTPTILLRSSWNDNNIGDIGHTPGTLRLLERHIPEAQIILWHAQPRPVTEALIVKNFPKVKIVHGAFFNQDEGLQGELKTAFEQADVYIHNSGMSMNYGLFNYEWTGVMSNLAPFYYCLENNIPFGLYGQSFDKFAPPALSLFRDVLSRASFIYCRDTESVKFLKENQFKTPIIEFGPDGCFGIDVRDEAKGLAYLRQTGLEEGKFLVVVVRTNTPHLNATGKGDMMNPAPTPEQQQQDALRLGKVKDLIHQWVTTTGMKVLIAPEALKETKYAKTMLYDQLDDSIKAKVVCRETFWSADEAMSVYARAHTMFGMEPHSLIMGLALGVPVVHARPLKHGRKGWMFRDIGVPEWLFEIDQAPASDITGAVLTIYKDYKTAKAKAQKAMDVVRNRQKETMSVVKKLAK; translated from the coding sequence ATGCCTACTTCCCGTCGAGATTTTCTTAAACTTTCTACCCTTGCGGCTACTACTATTCAAGTGCCCCTACGGGAACAACTGAACATATCTGAAATACCATTGGCCAAAACACCCACGATACTACTCCGCTCGTCGTGGAACGACAACAACATTGGGGACATTGGTCATACGCCTGGCACTTTGCGTTTGTTGGAAAGACACATTCCCGAAGCGCAAATTATTTTGTGGCACGCCCAACCTCGCCCCGTTACGGAGGCATTGATTGTCAAAAACTTCCCGAAAGTAAAAATCGTTCACGGGGCTTTTTTCAACCAAGACGAAGGTTTGCAGGGAGAACTTAAAACGGCATTCGAGCAAGCCGACGTATATATTCATAACTCAGGAATGTCGATGAACTATGGTTTGTTCAATTATGAATGGACTGGCGTCATGTCCAACCTTGCTCCCTTTTATTATTGCCTCGAAAACAACATTCCTTTTGGGCTTTACGGGCAGTCGTTCGACAAGTTTGCGCCGCCCGCGTTATCGCTTTTTCGGGATGTACTGAGCCGTGCGTCTTTTATCTATTGTCGTGATACCGAGTCGGTCAAGTTCTTGAAAGAAAACCAGTTCAAAACCCCCATCATTGAATTTGGCCCAGATGGATGTTTTGGAATAGACGTGCGGGACGAAGCCAAGGGGCTTGCCTATCTTCGTCAGACAGGGTTGGAAGAAGGGAAGTTTTTGGTGGTAGTAGTACGAACCAATACGCCGCATTTGAATGCCACAGGCAAAGGCGACATGATGAATCCTGCTCCTACACCCGAACAGCAACAACAAGATGCGCTGCGATTGGGAAAAGTGAAGGACTTAATCCATCAGTGGGTCACGACTACGGGTATGAAAGTTTTGATTGCGCCCGAGGCATTGAAAGAAACTAAATACGCCAAAACGATGCTCTACGACCAATTAGACGATAGCATCAAGGCCAAAGTCGTATGCCGAGAGACCTTTTGGAGTGCCGACGAAGCCATGTCGGTGTATGCCCGAGCACATACGATGTTTGGGATGGAACCCCATTCGCTCATTATGGGCTTGGCGTTGGGAGTGCCTGTGGTTCATGCTCGCCCGCTCAAACACGGTCGCAAAGGGTGGATGTTTCGGGACATTGGTGTCCCCGAGTGGCTATTTGAAATAGACCAAGCGCCTGCATCCGATATTACGGGAGCAGTTTTAACAATTTACAAAGACTACAAAACGGCCAAAGCCAAAGCCCAAAAAGCCATGGATGTAGTCCGCAACCGCCAAAAAGAAACCATGTCAGTAGTGAAAAAACTGGCGAAATAA
- a CDS encoding SDR family NAD(P)-dependent oxidoreductase, protein MVILITGGAGFIGSHLSEQLLQQGHQVVCVDNLDEYIYCSALKRENLSALAQYDNFIFIKADIRDKAALQQLLVDYQCELVIHLAAYAGVRPSVMEPEKFFEINVNGTLAVLEAMRKTGVRRIIMASSSSVYGNSAARIFKETDAADQPISPYAASKRAAELVAYSYHSLHQFDVTCLRLFTVFGPRQRPEMAIRKFIERIQAEQPIDIYGDGQSIRNYTYISDVVNAFLKAMDKPQGFGVYNIAGPTTTSLLETIEVIEKQVGKQSQRTYKPEQAGDMRQTAADISKAQQELGYFPQVEFEEGISRVIDWMMRESSKQLLVACK, encoded by the coding sequence ATGGTCATTTTGATAACGGGTGGTGCTGGTTTTATTGGCTCTCACCTTTCAGAACAATTACTTCAGCAAGGGCATCAAGTTGTATGTGTTGATAACCTTGATGAATACATCTATTGTTCGGCGTTGAAGCGCGAGAACCTCAGTGCGTTGGCACAGTACGACAACTTTATTTTTATCAAGGCAGATATTCGTGATAAAGCAGCTTTACAACAACTTTTGGTGGATTATCAATGTGAACTGGTGATTCATTTGGCCGCCTACGCAGGCGTGAGGCCGTCGGTAATGGAGCCCGAAAAGTTTTTTGAAATCAACGTAAACGGGACATTGGCGGTGTTAGAGGCGATGCGAAAAACGGGCGTCCGTCGAATCATCATGGCGTCGTCGTCGTCGGTTTATGGCAATAGTGCTGCGCGTATATTTAAAGAAACAGACGCCGCCGATCAGCCAATTTCTCCCTATGCCGCGTCGAAGCGAGCGGCAGAATTGGTGGCATATTCGTATCATTCGCTTCACCAATTTGACGTAACCTGCTTGCGATTATTTACGGTGTTTGGCCCGAGGCAACGCCCCGAAATGGCCATCCGAAAATTTATTGAACGTATCCAAGCAGAACAACCTATTGATATCTATGGCGATGGGCAATCCATCCGAAATTATACGTACATCTCAGACGTGGTCAATGCCTTTTTAAAGGCGATGGATAAACCTCAAGGGTTTGGGGTGTATAACATCGCTGGGCCAACTACCACAAGCCTTCTGGAAACGATTGAAGTGATTGAGAAGCAGGTTGGAAAACAAAGCCAACGCACCTATAAACCAGAACAAGCAGGTGACATGCGGCAGACGGCTGCGGATATTTCAAAAGCGCAACAGGAGCTGGGCTATTTTCCTCAAGTTGAATTTGAAGAGGGAATAAGCCGAGTGATTGACTGGATGATGCGTGAGTCTTCAAAGCAACTGCTGGTGGCTTGTAAGTAG
- a CDS encoding exopolysaccharide biosynthesis polyprenyl glycosylphosphotransferase, with the protein MSISNAHPPSPNYRIRRRKNHLRLLADFAFIGIVYVFSSLFFGRELKQLDILVVGGLVLAWYFSSKVSKLYQDFRMAAFIEELLPLFLTLFVQFVTLSISLFLLNNHFYARSFTVVYTVSLTIVIGLKMYVIRQIMNRWHIKGTNQKSVVVVGDFASVHEFIDLVQQRPHYGYKIVGARVHDFVKNDKVVLKETLNFLQSTSINEVDELVIALQKFSEIYVAGLIEWADKQGVLVKFTPGFFQFNASRYSFELFGQYPLVTVRSTLLDLNYWQGIKRAFDVVFSVCFLLLIASWLFPIIALAIKINSKGPVFFIQGRWGQKGKIIKVWKFRTMYHGASTVKKEGGFSQTTSNDPRVTLVGQFLRKTNLDELPQFINVFLGSMSVVGPRPHATKHSEETLPLIDNYMIRHRVKPGITGWAQVNGYRGETHEIGLMRKRVEYDIWYIENWSLLLDIQVVFKTVYNMVKGDPQAY; encoded by the coding sequence ATGTCTATTTCAAACGCACACCCTCCGTCTCCTAATTACCGTATTCGGCGTCGAAAAAATCATCTTCGACTATTGGCGGATTTTGCCTTTATTGGTATTGTATATGTTTTTAGTTCTCTTTTTTTTGGCAGAGAATTAAAACAATTAGACATACTGGTCGTCGGAGGCCTTGTTTTGGCTTGGTATTTTTCCTCCAAAGTGAGCAAGTTATACCAAGATTTTCGAATGGCTGCTTTTATTGAGGAGCTGTTGCCGCTCTTCCTAACATTGTTTGTTCAGTTTGTGACTTTATCTATTTCACTTTTTTTGTTAAATAATCATTTCTATGCCCGTAGTTTTACTGTTGTCTATACAGTTTCATTGACGATTGTTATTGGCTTGAAAATGTATGTAATTCGACAAATAATGAACCGTTGGCACATAAAAGGCACCAATCAAAAAAGTGTTGTCGTTGTTGGTGATTTTGCTTCAGTGCACGAGTTTATAGATTTGGTACAACAAAGACCGCATTACGGCTATAAAATCGTGGGCGCGCGTGTTCATGACTTTGTTAAAAATGATAAGGTTGTGTTAAAAGAAACATTAAATTTTTTACAATCTACATCCATCAATGAAGTAGATGAGTTAGTAATTGCCCTTCAAAAATTTAGTGAAATTTACGTAGCGGGTTTGATTGAGTGGGCAGATAAACAGGGTGTTCTTGTTAAGTTTACCCCTGGCTTTTTTCAATTTAATGCCTCACGCTATTCGTTTGAATTATTTGGACAATATCCGCTGGTAACCGTACGAAGTACGCTGCTGGATTTGAATTATTGGCAGGGAATAAAACGGGCTTTTGATGTTGTTTTTAGTGTGTGTTTTTTGTTGCTGATTGCCTCGTGGTTGTTTCCAATAATAGCGCTGGCGATAAAAATTAACTCCAAAGGACCCGTGTTTTTTATCCAAGGTCGCTGGGGACAAAAAGGGAAAATTATCAAGGTGTGGAAGTTCAGGACGATGTATCACGGCGCATCGACTGTTAAAAAGGAGGGAGGATTTAGCCAAACTACTTCCAATGATCCACGGGTGACGCTCGTCGGGCAGTTTTTACGAAAAACCAATTTGGACGAACTTCCGCAGTTTATCAACGTTTTTTTGGGGAGTATGTCAGTGGTAGGGCCTCGTCCACATGCCACAAAGCACAGCGAAGAAACCCTCCCACTGATTGATAATTATATGATTCGGCACCGCGTTAAGCCAGGGATTACGGGTTGGGCGCAGGTCAATGGCTACCGAGGTGAAACCCACGAGATTGGCCTGATGCGCAAACGAGTAGAATACGACATTTGGTACATCGAAAATTGGAGCCTTTTGCTAGATATACAGGTAGTTTTTAAAACGGTATATAACATGGTGAAAGGTGATCCGCAGGCATATTGA